GATCCGGGTCGCCATCTCGCTCATGTGGAGCGGGCTGGGGTGGTTCCAGAAGACCCGCACGGCGTCCCGGTATTTTCCGTTCCATTCGGTCCAGAGCACCGGAAAATTGCCCACCTGGTATCCGCCTTCGCCCAGGTCCCAGGGTTCGGCGATGAGCTTCACCTGGGAGATCACCGGGTCCTGGTGGATGATGTCGAAAAAGGCTCCCAGCTGGTTCACTTCGTAGAGCTCGCGGGCGAGGGCGCTCGCCAGGTCGAACCGGAAGCCGTCTACATGCATTTCGAGGATCCAGTAGCGCAGGCTGTCCATGATCATCTGCAGCACCCGGGGGTGTTGCATGTTGAGGGAGTTGCCGCAGCCCGTGAAGTCCATGTAGTAGCGCCGGTCCGGTTCGGAGAGCCGGTAGTAGGCGACGTTGTCGATGCCTCGGAACGAAAGGGTCGGCCCCAGGTGGCTTCCTTCCGCCGTGTGGTTGTAAACCACGTCCAAGATGACTTCGAGCCCGTGGGCGTGCAGGGTTCGCACCATCATCTTGAATTCGCGGACCGGGTCGTGAAGCCCTCCCTTCCGCGATGCGTAACGAATATCCGGGGCGAAAAAGGACAGCGTGTTGTATCCCCAGTAGTTGCACAGGCCGCGTTCCACCAGGTGACGATCGTCCACGTGGTGATGGACCGGCATCAGTTCCACGGCCGTTACGCCGAGGGTCCTCAAATGGCGTATGACCGGGTCGCTGGCCAGGCCGGCGTAAGTGCCCTGGAGTTCCGGGGGCACTTCGGGGTGAAGCACGGTGAGGCCCTTCACGTGGGCTTCGTAGATGATGGTCTTGTTCCAGGGCGTTCGGGGCGCCTGGTCGTTTCCCCAGGTGAAGGCGTGATCCACCACGGCGCAAAGCGGCGCGAACGGAGCGTTATCCCGGTCGTCGAAGGAGAGGTCTTCTTTCTCGTCTCCGATCCGGTAACCGAACATGGCGTCGTCCCAGGTCGTCAACCTGACCACGCACTTGGCGTAAGGGTCGACGAGGAGCTTGTTGGCGTTGAAACGGAATCCGTTCGGAGGGTCGTAAGGGCCGTGGACCCGGTAGCCGTACACCTGGCCGGGGCGCACGTCGGGGAGGTACACGTGCCAGACCTGGTCGGTGTATTCGCGCATTTCGATCCGCAGGATTTCAACGGGAGCGTCGGGCGAATCGAACAGGCACAGCTCCACCTTTTCGGCGTTTTCGGAAAAGAGCGCGAAGTTCACGCCCATTCCGTCCCACGTGGCTCCCAAAGGATAAGGATTTCCAGGCCAGATTCTCATAAGCGGGGCGACTCCTGGAATGGGTTGGGTCAACGGCAGACTCACACGATTCCTGATGATAAGAGGAAACAGGCCATGGATCAACCCTTGACCTGAATGGTCAGTTATCATAGGTTGAAATTCAACGCTTGCCTGATTTCTCTTTTCTTTCCGGCCTTCGGCAATGCCCGAAGGACTTCCACCTTGTTCCAAAGCTCCAGCTTGGGAACACAACTGTGCAGAAGCTCCAGCTTCGGTGAGGCCGTTCCCAAGCTGGAGCTTGGTAACGAGCGGGAAATTTTATTTCCCCTCCCCTTGTGGGAGGGGATTAAGGGGAGGGGGGAGAGGAGGACTTTTTGACCTTACCCTATTCAATTGACATCTCAGCGGATGTGCATGTGCGGCGAGTCTTTTCGAGATCAACTCGGACTGGCAATTCCGCTGCGCTCCATTGCCAGCCGGTTATCCGGAGCGTTGGGCAGCGCCTGACAGAACGATGGGATTGACCCTCCATAGCTGGATAGGTAGTATAGAGGAAAAGTGAGGTGCAAGATGCAAGACTACAGAGTTGAAGCAAAAGTATCGAGTGACGGATCGCTCATCATAAAGGGCCTGCCGTTTCAGGCTGGTGACAAAGTTGAGGTCATTATCCGCAGTCATAAGGATGGAGAGAGAAAAGGCACATGCTATCCTCTTCGTGGAAAGCCCATCCGATACGCTGATCCATTCGGTAGTGTTGCGGAAGAAGATTGGGAAGTTCTCAGATGATCATCCTGGATACTCACATCTGGGTGTGGTGGGTGCACGGGGATCAGCAAATCACCAGCACACAGGCAGAGATCATAAAGGCCAACGAGACAGACATCATTGCTGTGAGTGCAATCTCAGCTTGGGAGATCGCAAAGCTCGTTGAGTACGACCGGCTGGAGCTGCCTTGCCCATTGAATGAGTGGTTTCATGAGGCTCTGAGCTATCCTGGCATCCGCCTTATCGAACTCACACCAGAGATTGCTATAGAATCCACTGTGCTCCCAGGAGAGTTCCACCATGATCCAGCTGATCAAATCATAGTAGCAACTGCAAGGCTGTACGATTCTCCACTTATTACTT
This is a stretch of genomic DNA from Desulfoglaeba alkanexedens ALDC. It encodes these proteins:
- a CDS encoding type II toxin-antitoxin system VapC family toxin gives rise to the protein MIILDTHIWVWWVHGDQQITSTQAEIIKANETDIIAVSAISAWEIAKLVEYDRLELPCPLNEWFHEALSYPGIRLIELTPEIAIESTVLPGEFHHDPADQIIVATARLYDSPLITSDSKILKYPYINTVS
- the glgX gene encoding glycogen debranching protein GlgX, producing the protein MRIWPGNPYPLGATWDGMGVNFALFSENAEKVELCLFDSPDAPVEILRIEMREYTDQVWHVYLPDVRPGQVYGYRVHGPYDPPNGFRFNANKLLVDPYAKCVVRLTTWDDAMFGYRIGDEKEDLSFDDRDNAPFAPLCAVVDHAFTWGNDQAPRTPWNKTIIYEAHVKGLTVLHPEVPPELQGTYAGLASDPVIRHLRTLGVTAVELMPVHHHVDDRHLVERGLCNYWGYNTLSFFAPDIRYASRKGGLHDPVREFKMMVRTLHAHGLEVILDVVYNHTAEGSHLGPTLSFRGIDNVAYYRLSEPDRRYYMDFTGCGNSLNMQHPRVLQMIMDSLRYWILEMHVDGFRFDLASALARELYEVNQLGAFFDIIHQDPVISQVKLIAEPWDLGEGGYQVGNFPVLWTEWNGKYRDAVRVFWNHPSPLHMSEMATRIAGSSDLYERSGRKPYASINFVTCHDGFTLHDLVSYNEKHNEANGEENRDGESHNNSFNFGVEGPTDDPEVLWLRYKQKRNLMATLLFSLGVPMILGGDELSRTQQGNNNAYCQDNEISWVHWQIGKRDQRFLQFVKKVIAIRHQQPVFHRQNFFRGRPIHGTGWKDITWVTCEGREMTQQDWHDPEAGAFGLLLGGDAIDEVDPKGKPIVGDTLLILLNFNGENACRFVLPTYNSGNQGGTWELLVDTRYDVNPPEAVRFWEAGAGYEMVSRSLALFRLEEKEEDV